CGAGAACACGACTTTCGCGATCTCATCGCGATAGGCGGATTGTCCGTCCGGCGCTGAAAGCAGAATGGAAAGGTAATTCGAGGCTTCATTTTGCAGGAACTGCGAATACTCGAGAGCACTGCGCTCCGCCAGAACCTCAAATCCTTCACTGAAATTCTTGCGGCGAATGACGTACGATTGCTTCTGAAGGTCAATCGCCTTGTCGATATTGTTTTTCGCAAGTGCGAGCACAGCCTGACCGTGCAGGATGTCCGCGGCTACGCGATGCTCCGTACCTGTCGCTTTCTCAATCGTCTGATAGGCCTGCCCGTAGGCGGTGCCGGCTTCGTCAAGCCGTCCCTGAAGCTGAAGAACGTCGCCTAAAGTTTTCTTGTATTCCGCAACCTCTACATTGTCGGAAGACGAAGAGTGTTCGCCCACTTCAATGGCTTTGCGGACCAGAGGTTCCGCTTCGGCATACCGTCCTTGATCGGCATACAGCCTCGCCAATGAGCTGAGCGTCGCGGCAACGCGCGGATGGTCTTCTCCCAACACCCTTTTGCCGATGTCCAATGCTTCGGAATAGAGCGGTTCCGCTTTGGCGTAGTTCCCTTGATCGTGATACAGTTCGGCGAGATTCTTCAGCGACTGCGCGACGTCCGGATGATCTTCGCCATATGCCTTGCGGTTGACCTCGAGCGCCCTTTGATAGAGCGGCTCGGCATCTTGATATCTCCCCTGCACATGGTACAGCGCGGCGAGGTTGTTCAGAGCGGACGCGACCATCGGGTCATCTTCGCCTTGCGCGGTTTCCAAGATATGCAAAGTCCGCTGGTAGAGCGGTTCCGCTTCACTGTAGCGGGCGGCGAGCAGCAGCAGATTTGCAAGGTTGTTTAGGGACGCGGCGAGATCCGGGTTTTCCGGTCCCAGCAGCCGCTCTTTGATCTCAATTGCCCTGCGAAACAGTGCTTCGGCTTCGACGTAGCGTCCGGTGTTCTTATAAACGACCGCCAAGTTTCCCAAACAAACGCTGATTTCGAGCTCTTTTGAGCTGTACTTTCGTTCGCGAATATCCAGCGCACGTTTCCAAGCGGCTTCCGTTTCGGCGTAGTTTCCGCGATAATAACAGCAACGACCCAGATCGATGAGGATTGAGGCCACACTTTCGTCGTCCTCCCCGAATTCCGTCTCGGCAGATTTCAGCGCCTGCCGAATCAGCGCTTCAGCCTCTTCGAACCGAACGTCCTCCATTGCGGAGTCCGCCCTGACCAAAAGTGTCTGCCATTCAGCAGCATAGCCCTGAAGCGCAAATCCAGCAATGGCCCAAAGAAATAGCGCGAAGCGCAAGGATTTCATATACTTACTTCCTAAGGTTAACTATTTGAAAATACAACGAAAGCACGTGTATTGCAAGTCCACCAGACAACTTTCGGACCAAGCCGGAAATTCACGGTTCAAGGGAAGTCCAGAATATTTGTCAATTTGGGCGAGGTGGTTTGATGTTATGAGTGAATCAGCTATCTTGACAAAGCTCGCGGAAAGTAAGAAGTCCGTCGGTGACAAAACTATTCTAAAGAGCGACTGCATCTATCGGCAAATTTGAAGCAACTATATCTCGTAAAGCCCCATGGAAAATTCAAGAAAAAGAGCAATATTTTGGAGTGTTTCGGCATCGCTTGCAGCCGTGGTAATTTTCGTCATGGTGGTCAGAGTGAATGTCTTCAAGGATGGCCGTTTTCAGGAATTCGTGCAAGTTAAAGCCATGGATGCACCCGAATTGATCGTGCTGCGCGGCAAAGCAGGTCCGGCGGGCAGTGAAGAATACCAGCAGGGTCTTGAAGCCTACGGCAAGGCAGACTACAAGAAGGCTGCTAAGTTCTTTGCCGATGCCGTTGCCAAATCTCCCGAACAAGGCGAATGGTGGTTAGTGCTGGGTGTCTGCCAAGTGCTACAGCGTGAACCGCAAGAAGCGATCGTTTCACTCAAGAAAGCCGAGAAGCTGACCGAGGAACCCTCCACAAGCCGTGCCCGTTGGTTTATGGCTCAGAGTTATCTCATGACGGAGGAACTTGGGCGAGCTGTGAAGTTGTTGGAAGGATTGGCCAATGACGGCAAGGCCTACAGAGACGATTCCCGCAATCTTCTGACTCAAATGAGCAAGAACGGTGTTCTGAGCGAGGCCTTCGCGAGTTCGCCGAGAGTAAGCTCACCCCGAGGCGGAGAGTCTTTTGTGTTCGGATCGACGATCAAGGTCGCATGGAACAAGGTTTCGCCCAATTTCGATGGCAGTTACGAAGTTTGGTTGTCTAACGACGGCGGTCTCACCTGTTTCCATCGTCTTGCGTCTTTGCCTGCCGACCAGACGTCGTGGACGTGGGAAACGCGCAGTGACGTTGGGAACAACCTTGCTCTGAGAATCGAAGCTGTGTCAGGCGACACACGGACCATGGGACCCGTTTCGCAGGTGTTCAGTGTATCGCCTCCGCTCACTTTGACCATACTCGATCCGAAACCACAATCGACTCTATATGCCGGTATTCCGCACGAATTCAGATGGGCACTTCCCGGTCTTGCTCCCAAGCGCTACAAAATCGACTTGTGGAGAGTCGTCGACAACAAGCAGCAATTCTACAAGACGCTGTATGTCGGTGCCGAAGGAAGCAGCAACAGTTGGAAGTGGGAGTACCCTGATCCCGTCGGCAAGGATTATGTTTTGCGGCTGGAAGCGGTCTACACGGACAGCAGCATGGTCAGTTTTAGCGAGGGGACTTTCCAGGTTCTTGCTCAGCCCGAAGCCGCTGTCACGAGCGCGTACTATGATCCGTCAACTTCAAATCTCGGTGTCAGTTGGTCACACTCAATTGCCAATCCAACACGAACTTCCATTTATTTGCAGTCGGTTTCGACGTCGGAAGTTTATCCGCTTTCGGGTGACGCGTCGCGTCGCCGCGGAAGCTGGGAAGGCGGTATGGCAGACGTACCGAGCGGAAAATACGAAGTACACCTGTCCATTGTTTTTCCGGACGGAGAAGTCTCCGCGGTGTGCGACAACGTCATCGAGTACATAAATCGCTCGGAATCCCAGTCTGTGGCGTCGGCGGCCAGAGCCGAAAGTGCCGTCGTAGACAAAGAGTTCCTGAAGCAAAATTATCCGAATCCGTTCAACAATTCAACGACGATAGAATTCGATCTGGAATCTCCCGGAGACGTGGAGCTGAAAGTCTTCAACGTGATGGGACAAGAAGTAAAGACACTGATGGACGGCTACGCTCGCGCCGGCAGTCAACGTGTCGTCTTCGATGCGACGGGTTTGGCCTCGGGGGTCTATATATACCGTCTCGTTGCTGGCGACCATACGGAACAAAAGCGGATGATTCTCGCGAAATAGTCTCGAGCGGAATCCCTTTCGCGTCCTTAGTCAATACAGTGTCAAAGCCCTTGGGAGCACACCCAAGGGCTTTTTGCATGCGTCAAGGGCAAATCGGAAGTCACTGGCCAAAAGAGCAGCCTATTGAAAAAACATGATCTATACCAGTCGCAGCAAGAAAACATAGCGAAGCCGGGCCGGCCTTGTGGCAAAAGTGAGTCTCGAGTGCTATCTTATTTCAGACACTTGTCATTTCTTTGATATTAATATCCGTAATTCAAGGGGAAAGTCATGCGGTTTCTGCCAATTTTGCTCTACCTATTAGTCGCGCTTGCTATCGGCTGCAACCCTGAAGGGGACAAGATTTACAACACCTACAATTACTACTATCCCGAAGACACGACCACGGTTCCGGATCCGGACACGACCGAAGACCACTCGATTCAAGTCACCTATCCTGCTAACGACGAGATTATTGAGCTTTGGTACGATTGGATCGAAGACCTAACCCCAAGCCCCTACTATTGCCCGTGGGGCTACAGCGCCGACACGACAGTCTATGCGGAGCTCAGCGTGGATATTCCGGGGACGATTGTAGAGGCCCGTGTGTTCGTTAGGTCCTCACCAAACGGCAGCTTCAATCAAACCGCCGTGATACCATATCCGGGTGTAAACCAGATTTTCGCGCGAGTGTTTCAGTACAGCAGCTCGTTCACATCAAGTACCCTTTACGACCAAAACCTCGCTTTTTGGGTTAGCCTGACCTCGGACGACAGCACAAACTATATTAGTCCCACGGTTTCCTTTAAAATCAAGTCGCGAGTGAACTACGATTTTGAGACTATTCCGGAAACTCCAGCTATGGACTCCGTGTATGAGCACTCGTCTCAGCAGCGGCTGTACATAGAGTGGTGCCCGCGGTCTCCAAATGTCGACAGTTTCCGTGTGGCGATCCGCGATGACGCGACTGGCGATGTTGTTCGGTTTGCTTGGACGGGATTACAGAACGGACTAACCTACATCGACTATGTGCCCTTGACCGATTATTCCGTTTGGGTGACCGCCGAAAACGAGTACGGATCGTCCGCGGCATCGGACATGAAACACATCACGACTCAAGCGCCTGTCCTTCCGGACAACTTTGAAGCATCAATCAGACCCGGCGCCGAAGTGCGTCTCTCGTGGTCAAACCACGCCTATCCGGATTCTGTTCTGGTTTCCCGCCGGGATACTCTGAATGACTGGACCGCGATTAAGTCGCTCGGATGCTCTGGAACAAGTTGTCCATCCTCTTGGAGCGACACCACGGGAACGACAAGTACCGTCTACTACTATCGTCTTGGTATACAATACTCCAACGGCATTTGGTGGTCGTCGGACTCAATCGGCGTCTGGATTCCCTGAAAGAACAGATTTCTCATGTTGCAGAAGCCCGGCGAGGAGCCGGGCTTTTTCTTTGGGCGAATGAAGATTGACAAAGAGGCATCGTGTATTCAAGAATGCAGCTTCGACCATAATTCCGGACGGTGCTAGCACGCGGAGTGACCTTAATCTGACATAAATAGCCCAAATGGCTCAACAAGTAAGTACAGTGCAAATCTGACTGCTAAAGCGGCTAATATCTCAGGCTGCCTGATCGGAAGTTGGATGCCGGAACACTAATGGTGGCGGAGTCATTTTTGACTTCTTCATTTGAAACGCTATATTTGCTGTATCTTGTGGGCAGGCTTCCGCTTTAGACTCGACTCAAGGCTGATGGCTGCGAGACCTGGAAGCTGTTGGTGCCCATCGCTGTAGAGTTTAGTCTCTCTGTTTAGGCGCGCGGAAGATATCCCTATTGTGGGATGATTTTGATCCGTCAAGTCTGTGGGAGGATTTTTATGCTGCAGTCCGTAGATCACCAAGGCAACCGGCTCAACAAGATTTTCGATTGGGCCGAAACTATTTTTCACTATGTCGCGGGAATCGTATTAATGATTGCCGCGGCATTTTCGCTCTTTTTCGTCGCACAGTCGGTTTTTCACTTCTTTTCATCGACGGATCAAATGAGCACGCTGGTGGAAATCATCGACCGCGTGATGCTGTTCTTGATGGTGATAGAAATTCTTTACACGATTCACACGTCGATTCAGCAGCACAGACTGTGCGCCGAACCCTTTCTGGTCGTCGGGTTGATTGCCGCGATCCGGCGGATCCTGATTATCAGTGTCGAATCCGGCCACATCGTCGCCAGCGAACCGGAAGTCTTCCGGAATCTATTGACGGAGATAGCAATTCTGGGTTTGCTGGTGCCGTTATTTGTCTTGTCGATTTGGCTGCTTCGGAAGTAGTCCGTTTCCGAGGGTGCCGATTGCCCGTCCGTTAGCTCATAGTGCCTTGACAACCGAAAATATTGGAGTATCCAAGCATGCAACCATCCTACATTCCTCAACCGGATACGATTCCGGCGCCGTGGTGGTTATTTGAAGTTCTGGGAGTACTCACCTTTGCACTGCATATCTTGCTGATCAACATTGTCGTCGGAGGGCTGCTGCTCTTGTTTGTGCAGCGTCTGACGGGAAAGGCAAATGTGCCTGATACCGCAATGTCGGCTTTGAAGAACAAGCTTCCCACGCTGCTGGCATTGGCAATCACAATCGGTATTGCGCCTCTCCTGTTCGTGCAAGTGACTTACGGGCATCTGTTTTATGCATCCTCAATCGTGATGGCGAGTTGGTGGATGCTGATCATTCCGGTTTTGATTGTAAGTTACTACATGCTGTATATCCACACGAACACAAAAAACGGAGGGCTTGCGACATTGGCCGCGCTGCTTGGCCTTGCCGGGTTCTTTTATATTGGTTTGATGTGGACCAACAACATGACTCTCATGCTGGAACCGCAAAAGTGGACGGCCTATTTTGCGCAGCGCGACGGCTGGCTGCTGAACATGTCTGATCCGACGATCTGGCCCCGCTATTTGCATTTTGTATTCGCATCTATAGCGATTGCCGGATTGGCGGCGAGCGTCGTTTGGAGTTTTCGCAAGAAAACACATCCAGACGTCGCGGCCAAGAACATCGCGGTCGGTCTAAGCATCTTCGCTTATGCCACGATTGCACAAATACTCGACGGGTTTTGGTGGCTGATGGCTCTGCCGCGCGAAACCATGCTGCTGTTCATGGGGGGGAATATGGCCATGACTGTCCTGCTGATGGCGGGAATTCTATTGGCAATTGGAGCATTGGTGGTGGCGCTCTTGAAAAAACTCGCAGTCACGGTCGCGCATCTAATCGCCGTGATGGCCGTGATGAGCACGATGCGCGCGTTATTAAGATCGGCCTACCTGCGCGACATTTTTTCGCAATCTTCGCTGCAGCTTAAACCGCAGCTCGACGTGCTGATTCTCTTTCTGCTTGTGCTTGTGCTTGGATTGGCGAGCGTTTGGTGGATGATTAAAGCGGTTCGTCGTTCGGAACCGAAAGGAGTTGCGGCATGAACTATCCGATTTGGCATCTATTCGAATTGGGCGGCGGCTCTCTAATCGCGCTTGTCGCCATTACGCACGTCTACGTGTCGCATCTTGCCGTCGGCGGTGGCATGCTGCTGTGGTGGCTTGACCGTCGTGCCGCCAAAGAAAATAACCCGGTTCTTGAGAACTTCCTGCGCCGGTACAACTGGGTCTTTTTACTGGTCACACTTGTGTTTGGCGGCATCTCGGGAGTGGGGATTTGGTGGACGATTGCGCTCGTGAATCCGTCCGCGACGTCGACATTGATTCACAACTTCGTGTTCGGCTGGGCGATTGAGTGGGTATTCTTCTTGGGTGAAATCGTTTCGCTGATCATCTACCACTACTATTTTGACAGGCTGAAGCGCAAAGACCGCACGACTATGGCGTTCTTTTACGCGCTGTTCGCATGGCTGAGTTTGGTGATCATCGACGGA
This region of Calditrichota bacterium genomic DNA includes:
- a CDS encoding phosphate-starvation-inducible PsiE family protein; translated protein: MLQSVDHQGNRLNKIFDWAETIFHYVAGIVLMIAAAFSLFFVAQSVFHFFSSTDQMSTLVEIIDRVMLFLMVIEILYTIHTSIQQHRLCAEPFLVVGLIAAIRRILIISVESGHIVASEPEVFRNLLTEIAILGLLVPLFVLSIWLLRK
- a CDS encoding T9SS type A sorting domain-containing protein codes for the protein MVIFVMVVRVNVFKDGRFQEFVQVKAMDAPELIVLRGKAGPAGSEEYQQGLEAYGKADYKKAAKFFADAVAKSPEQGEWWLVLGVCQVLQREPQEAIVSLKKAEKLTEEPSTSRARWFMAQSYLMTEELGRAVKLLEGLANDGKAYRDDSRNLLTQMSKNGVLSEAFASSPRVSSPRGGESFVFGSTIKVAWNKVSPNFDGSYEVWLSNDGGLTCFHRLASLPADQTSWTWETRSDVGNNLALRIEAVSGDTRTMGPVSQVFSVSPPLTLTILDPKPQSTLYAGIPHEFRWALPGLAPKRYKIDLWRVVDNKQQFYKTLYVGAEGSSNSWKWEYPDPVGKDYVLRLEAVYTDSSMVSFSEGTFQVLAQPEAAVTSAYYDPSTSNLGVSWSHSIANPTRTSIYLQSVSTSEVYPLSGDASRRRGSWEGGMADVPSGKYEVHLSIVFPDGEVSAVCDNVIEYINRSESQSVASAARAESAVVDKEFLKQNYPNPFNNSTTIEFDLESPGDVELKVFNVMGQEVKTLMDGYARAGSQRVVFDATGLASGVYIYRLVAGDHTEQKRMILAK